GCCTGTATTTATCTTAAATGTAAACTCGGGTTTTTCTTCGAGCTCAAGTAAAACGCCGTCGTCCCCAGTTTTAAGTGTACCGTAAGACAGTTTATGGTGTTTCAAGGCCGCCACTAAAGTGATTTTGTTATTATTTTTTTTATGATACTCAAGGACTTCATCTAAATTTTGATTAATCAGAATGTCACAGTTCGTGACAAAGAACGTACGGTCTATTTTGTTTTTGAGTAACGAAAGAGAGCCAGCAGTTCCCAGTGGCGCGCTTTCACAAATATAATTGACTTCATAGTCGTCGTCTTTAAAGCCATTCACAAAGTATTCTATTAGCTCTTTCTTATAATTAACGGAAAGATAGTATTCGTCGCAACCGACAGATTTAAATTGGCTGATGATCTCTTCTAAAATGGTTCGCTCACCTACTGGAGTCAAAGGTTTAGGTAGCACATTTGATATCGGCTTCAGGCGCGTCCCTTTACCTCCGGCCATTATAACGACTGGCACACCTTTACAACCCTGGCTTTTATATCTGTTAACGCCACCAAAAACGTCGTTCCAATGATATATTCCCGTAATGGTATTAGATTCGTCTATGACTGGCATGAAGTCACAGCGAATCTTCGCCATCGTACGCTTTATGTGGCTATAAGAGTCAGTGTCTTTACATACCCATTTAGGATCAATCTTAAGTGTTGAAATCGGTGCGCTAAGGGGAACATTATTGATTATTGAGCGCTGTAAATCGCCTACAGAAATCAGGTTTATGTAGGTATCATTGTGCGAAACAAGAATAAGCAGCTTCTTAGCAATACGGTCCATTTGCTTTAGCGCATCAAGGATAGTGTCGGTTTCTGATATAAAAAAAACTGAGAAGTCACTGTTGTTCATTTGATGATAACTCCTTGAATGTTCCGCTAGGGATACACACACAACGCTCGAAAAGCCACTGTGAATTGTCTAGGTTAGCGCACAGGGATGCTTGGTACATCGGAAGCGTATTTAAAAGCTGCCACAGAGGGCGTGTCATGACCCCCTGTCGGTTAGTATCTTCTAACATCGCAGTCTTAGCGTCAGCGTTTTTGCACACCACCGCGTTTAACCAATAATTGGAACTCGCATAAGAAGGCTCCTTAACAAAACTATATTCAGTATCTTCAAAAAAACTAGCGTACTGTTGCGCTAACTCACGTTTTTGTTCTCGAATATTTAGGAATGATGTAAATTGCGCATAGCCAAGAGCAGCGTTTAAGTTAGGCATTCTATAATTGAATCCAAACTCGTCATGATAGTATTCGAAGGGGTGAGCTACTTTAGCTGTTGTCGTTAAATGCTTGATACGAAGAGCATCTTCTTTACTACGCGTCAAAATCATCCCACCTCCGCCAGTGGTAACAATTTTGTTTCCGTTAAAACTTATTGCACCATACTTCCCTAACGTTCCAGTATGCTTGTTTTTGTAGAAGCTTCCCAAGCTTTCAGCCGCGTCTTCAATCAAAGGAATATGCCAGTTGTTGGCAACTTGTATAAGCTCATCCAAAAGCGCTGGGTGCCCAAAAGTGTGTACAACAACAATTCCCTTGATTGGCTTTCGGGTTGATAAGTGAATACATCTGCCTTTGTCATCAAGAACGGTATTATCAGAGAGAAACTGAGCGAGCTTTTCTGGGCAAAGACTTAAGCTCTCTCGTGATATATCAACAAATACTGGCTCAGCTCCAGTCATTTTAATTGCATTTGCAGTAGCAACAAATGACACGGCTTGAGTTATCACCAAATCGCCGTACGAAATATCCAATGCATGAAGTACACCATGTAGTGCTGCAGTGCCATTAACTACAGCTACAGCGCCTTGAGCGTCGGTATAGGACTTGATTTGGTCTTCAAATTTATCAACATATTTTCCAACAGTGGACACAAAAGTGGAATCGACAACATCGCGCAGAACGTGATGTTCCAACTGAGAAAAACGCGGCTCGTGCAGTGGTATGAATGCATCTGTATCATAAATAGAACGAACAAATTTAACTAAACTTTTCATATCACTGTGCCGTTTTACTGTAGGTCATTATCTTTAATACTATGCGTTAGGAATCTAAACTTTTTCATCTTCATGCAGCAAGTAATAGTTTGCTTTTTCTTCTTGCAGTTGTGGTAAGTCATCTATTGCACAAAGGAAATCAAATATATTTCCACTGGGCAGGTTGGTGAGAACATCATGGGGTAGGTTCCACCATTGACTCTTCGCCAGTTTTTCCCTGACAGACTCAGGAAATCGATATTTAATTATATGGGCAGGGGTTCCTCCAACTACCGCATAGTCAGGTACATTTTTTGTCACCACAGCATTGGCGCCGATAACTGCGCCGTTACCAATTTCAACGCCAGGCATGACAATGGCCCCATCACCAATCCAAACATCATTGAGAATTCTGGTTTTCTTTACTGTCGGCGCTGAATTTTCGATACCAAGTTCGGATAACTGATGAGTATTATATTTCATGGGTTTGCGTAGCGAGGGGTGTGTACTTACGCCATGCATGGGATGAATTCCTGCGCTAATGGTTACTCTTCTTCCAATTGAACAGTATCGACCTATAAAGGTGTTGTCACGAACATAGCCAAGGTCATTCATGTAGGAGTATGCGCCAAGAAACACTGTAAACTCGGGATTTATAATACCTGAGTGAAAATGTGCACCCTGTTCAAATACAGTGTTGCGAAGTCCTTTGGAAAAGCGCATGTCATGGCGTTCTAGCTCTTCACGAGTTAGTGCATTTCTTTTTAATTCTTGGCCTGATAAAAATGTCGCTAATTTACGCTCAATCATAATAATACACGTGTTTGTTAAGGAAAGAACTGTGAAAAATCAGCTCTCAAGACTATATTCAGCTCCAAAGTGATTGAAGATGGTTTTACATTTTTCTTGTAATGCGATTGGCCATTCTTCAAATCTCTTTATTTTCTTCTTTGCGCTGTTTTTAGGTGAATGAAGATGAGTGTTTATCTCTTCTTCACTTAACGCTTTTAAAGAGGGGATATCTAAAAAAGTCAGTATTTCTGCCATTGACGCGTATGGTTTATTCTTGAACAAATCGACAAAATTGAGACGCAGATAATGTGCGTCGCCAGATAGTTCTCTTCTAATTACTTCATTGTATTTTCCCCAGAACCACGCAATTTTCTCAGCTTGTTCAAATTGTGCCCATTTTGTTGCAAAGCTATCATCACTGAAATCAGTTGCTGTTGGACGATTTCTGGGATCATCAACGCTGTACATCGAATAGCTATTCGCTTGTATATTGCCAAGGACTGAACAAACATAGTCCTCTGGAGGACGAACAATATGTACGATTTTATAGTTTGGAAATAAGAGCTTGATAATCGGAAGCAGCAGTGAAAGATTATTATTCGATTCAACGAAATAATGACAACGTTCATTCTCCATTTGAGAAAATAGGCCGCTTCGAATTCGGATGTATTCTTTAGCAGCTTCTTGAGTGTTTCGCTTACCTCTGATGTAGCTCATGGCAAGGTTGAATGCGTCAGGAATTGGTTCATGTACACTTATGCCCTCTTTAAGCACCGAGTTAAAGAAGGACGCAAAAAACTCGGTACCAATTCTGCCCGTACCCACAAAGGCGATGAATGTCCTATGTTGCCACTGCTCCCTAAACAAGGTTAACCAATCATCTTGCATCAAACAGCTCTCTCTTAAATTTTTCCTGCATCTACCGATAATATCGGCGATTTCAATATTTTCATGAGTTTTGGTTTTCTATCGTCAGTGGCGCTGTGTAAAAATCGTAGCCTAGCTGTGCTGCCAACTTTCGTCCCTCTTTTATAGCCGAGTGAACTCTTTCTCCACCAATAATTATGTTTGTCTGTCCTATGCTGGTGTAATTGAATGTATCGTCTTTCCCAGTATCTACAAATATTTCATAGTTGCCGGAATGCTGGCTTTTAATCGCGTTAACATTAGCAATCAGCTCTTCTTCGCTACATGTGACGTGCAAATAAGAACGAGTTATTGGAATGATATAGTGAGGAATTCGTCGTAACCGTCCTTTTGATAGCACTTCAATGCTTCTAGTGCCTGGACCAGTCACTCTGAATCCAATTCTTATTGATATCGCAGTAGGTTGTATCTTTAGCTTGCATGGTTGAGATGTGGAAAACAAATCTCTTTGAACACAAGCACCAGATTCATTGTATTGCCATATATCTAGTTCGGTACGTTCATCATCTGTTAGGTAGACAAACTCTTCGAACTCCGCAAATTCAGAAACATGAAAATGAGATGTCAGATTAATATAAGAATGCTCAGCTTCTGATAGCGTTGATGTTATTGTTACTTTGTCGTTTGTAGTACTTACCTTCAAGGCGGGGGTTTTAACTTCAAAATGGCCAGATTCTAATAAGTTAGATACTGGATAACGGGTATAACAAATAGCGTCTTGATAATTAAAGTGTTCACTCATTTGTTCCACAAGACGTAGACGGCAACTCCCGTTAGTACCTCCCTTTTTAGGTATGCCCCCCTTGCCTTGCAACAACGCAATCTTTTGCGCAACTCGATGCTGGAAATAATGCTCATCAAGATTGTTTTTGATAAAGGTAGACCGATCGGATGTATCGCATGATGTATGGTGAATTTTGTCATCATATAAAGATACGGTATCAACCAATTCTCCAAACAAGACTCTCATTGCTCTTGTGTAATTCGATACAACAGCGGTACCTGATGCTAAGAGCTCTACTGCTCGTCTCGCAAACATGGTCTGTCCATTTTTTACAATGTTTAGAGAAATACCGGTTTCATAACCGCTATAAGCTTTGTCAATCTCTGTATAGGGGAGGTTACCTACAATACTTGGTTGGAATTCAGCTGGGAATGTTCTTCCTTCGATATTTTTCTGATGGTTTCGATCAAAGATACTTACTGACGCGCCACTGTTTTTTATCAAGCCATATAAGTGAAGAAAATCGTTATTGCGTTCATGGTACTTCTCATACCAGGAACCAGCAAAGCAATAGCCAGACTGACGTTTCAAATCCTTAGGGTAAAATGTTTGTGTATTCGCAAAAAAGGGTAAAAAATAGACCCTCTCATGTGCAAGTAAGGCTTTGTAGCGAGCAATACAATCGACTTCTGTGGTAAACACAATATCAAAAAGTGCTGTCAGTTTTGCTCTGATAGAAAAGTCTACAAAATGCACAGGGTCTTCTTTATTCCAAAACACAGTCGGGATGTTATTCTGATTACAGAACTCTGTTAAAGACCGAATGAGAGGAAGTTGAGACGTAATGCGGTTTTCATTACTCCAACTTCCATCCGCACCATTCCATGTAGATTCTATAAATAATAGGTCTGGACAGAAGGCTTTCAGTTGCTCAATTGCATTGAGTCTATTGAGAGAACAAACATCCCAAATTGATGCAACCGATAGTAATGTAAATTCATCCGCTATAACTGCAGCTTTAGTTTTAACATTCATTGAATAAGTTACGCTATAACCAAGAAGTCATCCCATTCACGCCAGCCAGCGCAACTTAACGACTTTCTTACTTTTTCTCGAACGGGTTGAGCGGCAATAATAACACCACCATATTGAGTAGGTGAGTGCTCAAATACGCATAGAGTTGTGTCCTCGATGGTTTCACGGCCAGCAGTTTTATCAATAAAACCATTTATTGGATACCCTCGCGCTGCAAAACACTTTGCTAGCGCTTTAGATAGTTGACCACGTCCATAGAGATAAAGCGCCCCATGCTTATCTACAATCTTTTCTATCTCCGCTAATTTCAGCTCTACTAACATATTTGCAAATGCATCGGTCGAGCTGTTCAAGGTTGTTGTCGAAGAGTCACTTAATCGCACTTTTAGTAGACACTTTGGAACGCAACCGATGTCAAAGCCTGCTTTAATGGCCCTGTAAAAGAGATCGTAATCCTCCCCCATTCTTCGCTCGGCATAACCTAGCTGTTTGATGACGTCACTTCGGGCAAAATAAGTACTATGTGTTACACAGCACCATCTTAGTAACTCTTCCCTAATTTTTTCAATCGTATTTATGCTGTTTAGGAGAGGGGCCTTTTCTTCTTGAAACTGTCGGAATCGATCACTTCTTTCAACTTGTGCATCTGTTGTGAAGTATTCGATGTAACACTTTGCTATTGCAACATTTGGATGGCTTTGAAGGTAAGATAGTTGTTCTACAAATCTAGTAGGGAGACTTAAATCATCGCCATCTACTTTTACAATATAAGGCGTTTGAATTAAGTCTAATGCTTCATTAAGTCTGTACCCAACACCTTTGTTTTCGTCGTGCGTAATAAGAGTGATACGCGGATCATTATATTGTCTAATAAGCTTACATGTATCGTCTGAAGATCCATCATCAATAATCAGAAAATCAAAATCTGAAAACGTTTGCGAGAGTATGCTGTCAATGGTGGCGCTTATAAAGCGCTCACAATTGTAGGTGGTAAGTAGTGCTGTTATTGTTCGCGTGGACATAATTGAGATTCTCTTTTAACTTACCAGAATGTTGTTTACTTCTTTGCTCCCTATCTTCTTTATCGACTACAGAGATTTTAAATAGAGTTTTTTTGAGAATATTTATCGCGGTTGTACGAGAATCTATCGCAGATTCTATCGTAAATTATCTACATGTTTGATGAGCGTAGACACAATTGACGCAACATCATTTTCGCTTAGGTCAGGAAACATAGGCAGCGTAATGGCTTGCTGATAATAACGCTCCGCGTTTGGGTAGTCGCCTTTCTTAAACCCCAAGTTTTGATAGTAAGGTTGTAAATGAATAGGGATGTAGTGAACGTGGGCAAAAATACCGCTCTCTCTCAATTGTGTCACAAGCGTTGTATGCGTCGTACTGTCTAGTGATTTCACTCTGACAACGTATAGATGATAACTTGAGTAAGTATCATTGTGTTGTATAAGCGGAGCAATATTTGCCTGGTCGCAAAGTGACTTGTCATAGTAGGCAGCTAGTGCGTTTCGCTTTTCAACAAATGTATCGAGTTTATCCAGCTGACTTAAGCCAAGCGCCGCTTCTACATCAGTCATACGGTAATTAAAGCCCAACGTAATCTGTTGATAATACCAAGGACCATGACTATCCTCAGTCATCATCGCTGGATCATTGGTAATGCCGTGACTACGAAGCATGCGCATTTTATCTGCCAGTTCCATACTGTTGGTTAGCGCCATACCGCCTTCCATGGTCGTGATTATTTTCACAGGGTGGAAACTAAACACACAAATATCAGAAAACTCGCAGCTTCCAACAAGTTTGTCTTGGTATCTTGCACCAACAGCATGAGAGGCATCCTCAATAACGAAGAAACCATAACGTTTGGAAAGTGCGCGTATCTGCGCCATGTCGCAAGGTTGCCCTGCAAAATGCACGGGAATGACTACTTTTGGTAAACAGTTGTTCGCTTCAGCGTTTTCTAACTTGTGCTTTAAGGCGTCAACACACATGTTGCCGGTTTGCAAATCAATGTCGACAAAGTCTATGCCAGCGCCACAGTAGAGCGCGCAGTTTGATGAGGCAACAAATGAGTTAGGCGAGGTCCACACGCAATCGCCCGGACCTACGCCAAGAGCAAGACATGCGATATGAAGGGCAGATGTCGCGCTATTAACCGCAACGGCATAGCTTGCGCTACAATAGTCTGCGAACGCGCTTTCAAACTTAGGGATCGCTGGCCCCTGAGTTAACCAGTCAGATTTAAGTGTGTCTAAGACTGCTTTTATATCACTCTCATCAAGGTGCTGGCGCCCGTAGGGAATCACTTTTGTGCTTCCTCATTAAACTGCTTTATTTCTTCAATGCTGAGGAAGTGCGCATTTGTATCAGATACGTATTCAAAACCAGAATCCACAGGTTTACCCTGTTCATCTAGTGCATTTGACGTGAAGTTATTGCTTCTATGGAAAAACTTTATAGCGGGTGCGATAACAAAGTGATCGGCAAATTCAAACGTGTGCAACGACATATCACCAGGACACATCATCTCATGCAGCTTTTCGCCAGGTCTTATTCCAACATATTTTATCGGGGTATTAGGCGCCATTGCCTCAGCTAAATCGACAATTCGAATTGAGGGAATCTTTGGAACGAATATTTCACCGCCTAGCATGCGCTCAAAGTTCTTTAACACAAAGTCGACGCCTTGCTGCAAAGTTATCCAAAATCGTGTCATGTCTTTGTGCGTGACTGGAATGTGGTCGCTGCCCTCTGCGATTAGCTTATTAAAGAAAGGCACCACCGAGCCACGAGAACCTACTACGTTACCATAACGAACCACTGAAAAACGCGATGCGCCCGCACCAACGATATTGTTGGCTGCCACAAACAGTTTGTCAGATGCGAGCTTAGTCGCTCCATACAAGTTAACAGGGTTTGCCGCTTTGTCCGTTGACAGTGCAATCACTTTTTTCACGTTATTGTCTATTGCAGCATTGATTACGTTTTCCGCGCCGTCGATATTAGTACGAATACACTCTGTAGGATTGTACTCAGCAGCTGGGACTTGTTTCATAGCCGCGGCGTGAATCACGAAATCAACACCTTGCATAGCACGATGCATACGCTCTTTATCGCGCACATCACCAATAAAATATCGCATACAAGGCGCGTTGAATTTTTGCTGCATTTCAAACTGTTTTAGCTCGTCACGCGAGTAAATGATTAAGCGCTTTGGTTTGTGTCTCGCTAACAAGGTTTCGACATATTTATGGCCAAATGACCCTGTGCCACCTGTTATGAGAATCGATTTTCCGTCGAACATGGTTTGCTCGCTGTTTTTATGGTTATAAACACAATATATCATGTGTCGGCATATTTGCCATAAAGCATTAGAATCTATGCGTTTAGGTGTTTATCAGTGCACAAATACTTCTGCTAAAAGAAGCAATGTTAAAGGGACTTTCTATAGTTTGATCGACGTTAATTCGTTTAAGTGGTTAATTGTATGAGCAGCGTCATATCCTGGCTTTGCGACAACGTGTTTGTGCACGCCAGTAAGGACTCTTATCGTGGGCATTCCCACTTTGTTTAAGTTAACAAAGTCTTTGGACGGGTTATCGCCGATATATACCATATCGCGCCATTCACATTTTTCCGCCTTTTTGATTTTTTCAAAGCAGTAAAGAGATGGCTTTGCATGCTTAACACCAAATCGGTGTGTGATAAATACGCGTCTAAACAGTGGCGCAATATTTAGCGCGTCAACCTTATTATTTTGCACTACTTTGTTGCCGTCAGTGACTAAATACAAGGGGGAAGGTAAAGCATTTAACAGCGAAAGATGTGCTGATGGCATAGTAAGAGAGGGTTTGTGTAATCGGTATGCAGAAACACATGCCTTCACATTGCTTTTTGTGTCTGCAATGTTGTGCATGGCAAGATAATCATTGAAAATACGACCTCGACCGTTCTTATCCAGTAATGTGGTCAATTCCTTGGTGCCGATTTCTTTGTTCACGCCCCAGGTACTCTCGACATAGGAAGCAACAGCCCTTAGGCCAGATTCAACATAGTGGCGCTCATTATAAAGCGTGTCATCAAGGTCAAAAATGTAAATCATAGGTAGTAATCTGTGGCAGCGCGAATTTGCGTGAGTTTCTCTTTTGAAAGTATGGCTGGTATCTGGTCAATATTATGGCCCAGCGATTCGCATAAGCTCCAGTATAAGCTGTCGACGCCTGCTTTGATGCCTAGCGTTGATGCTCCGCCAAATCTCGAGTTACATTCGATAATATGTAAATGCTGACCGCTTACAATGGCTTGTAATACGACAGGACCGGAGAGTTTAAGCGCCGATAATACGTCATTTATAATGGGTAGCAAGGGAAACTGGGGAAGGGTGTAAGTAACTTGAGACTCGCCATTTATTACAAGTTCACGTACGCGACACACCGCCGCTTTTACAACGTTCTCGCGAGTTAACCATGCATCAACGCTTATTTCTTGGCCTGATATAAAGGGTTGGTAGATGGGCGATGAAAGTGTCTTGCCGTGAGCCGCTGCGTCGTCAATATTGAGGTTAACCCCGATAGATTTGCTACCTGCACCAAAACGTTCTTTCACCACATAGCGTTTTGTCTTGGATTGTTTTAATTCGCCATTTAGCTCGCAGAACGTTGGAATAATGGACGGTACATCAAGCTGAGCGAAGGCTAGCTTATCTAAACAGCGCTCAATGGCGTGGTGCTCTGACACAATAACGACAATGTTTGCGGCGCTCAATCTTTCTTTTAGTGCGGCCCAGAAAAGTAGTTCGCCATCTCTGGTGGGAAATATATGAGTGATTTTTCGTTGTTTAAGCTCAGCGATAATGTGATCGACATTTGCCTCGACTGTTGGCGGCATACACCAAAACTCATCACAAAAGTAACGCGTCAATACTTTTTCGTTGATATCACCTGCAGTCACTACACCACTGGGCGAAATCCGCTTAACCGCATCTTTTAAAGCCAACAGCAAGGGGACTTTGTTACTCGCACTGGAAAGAAGAACGTTCACGTTTGTCTTAAATGCCTTTTGCTGTGATTGTATGTTTCTGTATTTTTATACCACCTTTTGGAGAAGGCATCGATGCCCGACGGTTTTCATATTCGGTGATTTGAGTTGTTTTTTTAGGCGTTTCCCATGCCCCGTACATAAAAGTCAAAAAGCCTTCTTTATCAAAGGGGGCCAAAAACGTTTCGTCTAGAAAAGTAATTGGCTCATAGTTGTCGAAGTGCTTTGCTGGCGCGAAAAATAATCCACCAGAGGATAATAGTTCTGAATAACCTTCGAGCGATTCTCTGCATTGAATGCTGACATCAAATTGTACGTATGCACTGGTACTTGAATTCGCAAACTCTAAATTGATACATGAATCAATGCCGTTTACATTGATAATCACAATGTTCCAATCTACATCAAATTGTTCAGTTAACACTTTACTAAGCTCGGGTAGCGCAGATTGCAGCTTAGCAAAATTTGTTTTGTCGACAGCAAGGTCAATATCGTCGTCCCATGCAATAAGCCCTTTGTCTCTTACCGCGCCTAATAGTGTGCCTGAGTCTAAACAAAATACGATATCTCGCGTTTGGCAAAAGCGATTTAACGTTCGCAATAAAGTTTGAGCGAAAGAAAGCGTCCTTTTGTCTTCAAAAGGTAGTGCAGCTTTCACAGCTTGTTTGCTCGGAACAATCACTTTAGCTTTGGGAATACGTAAGTCATTAGTGAGTTGACCGTGTATTTGGTCAATCCACTGACTGGTAATAATTATGTTGTCGATGTCGTAACTTGAAATGTCTGCCGGAGCAATAACAGGGTAACCCATAAAACTAGAACCGTGCTTGGCACTATCGTTATCGGCAAACGCCAATACTTCAATATTGGGATGATTGGAAATATAGTTCTCACCCGCTTTACTTGCACCGAACAGAATTACTTTCATGTTACAAAAGCTCCCAACTCATAGGGGTCCCTTTAGGAGCATCACATTTTATTTGTTTTCCAAGTAAGAGCGGCAAGTATTTAGGCGGTAAACCAAGTCCCGGACGAACTGAGCGTAAATTTTCC
The DNA window shown above is from Alteromonas sp. KC3 and carries:
- a CDS encoding LicD family protein yields the protein MKVILFGASKAGENYISNHPNIEVLAFADNDSAKHGSSFMGYPVIAPADISSYDIDNIIITSQWIDQIHGQLTNDLRIPKAKVIVPSKQAVKAALPFEDKRTLSFAQTLLRTLNRFCQTRDIVFCLDSGTLLGAVRDKGLIAWDDDIDLAVDKTNFAKLQSALPELSKVLTEQFDVDWNIVIINVNGIDSCINLEFANSSTSAYVQFDVSIQCRESLEGYSELLSSGGLFFAPAKHFDNYEPITFLDETFLAPFDKEGFLTFMYGAWETPKKTTQITEYENRRASMPSPKGGIKIQKHTITAKGI